One region of Mycolicibacterium rhodesiae NBB3 genomic DNA includes:
- a CDS encoding cytochrome P450: MTGASGTRAPQLPLHMRRDAFDPTPELREIRETAGVRTVTNSFGMSVYLITRYEDVKAVLSDHERFSNGRPPGFVVPGAPALSEEEIASSRAGNLLGLDPPEHQRLRRMLTPEFTIRRMKRLQPRIVEIVEAHLDAMESAGPPVDLVESFALPIPSLVICELLGVPYDDRDDFQRRSARQLDLSIPIAERMDLQRQGRAYMQSLVERARKHPGDDILGMLVREHGTECTDDELIGVAGLLLLAGHETTSNMLGLGTLALLRHPEQLAAVRDDPDAVSPAVEELLRWLSIVHSAIPRVTTTEVEVAGVRIPAGELVFVSLPSGNRDPAFIDSPEVLDIRRGAAGHLAFGHGVHHCLGAPLARMEMRIAFPALLRRFPTLALAEDFDDVQFRSFHFIYGLKSLKVTWEVAL; the protein is encoded by the coding sequence ATGACCGGCGCCTCCGGAACCCGAGCACCGCAGCTGCCACTGCACATGCGGCGTGACGCGTTCGACCCGACCCCGGAGTTGCGCGAGATCCGGGAGACCGCCGGGGTTCGCACGGTCACCAACTCCTTCGGTATGTCGGTCTACCTGATCACCCGATACGAGGACGTCAAGGCCGTGCTGTCCGACCACGAGCGGTTTTCCAACGGCCGCCCGCCCGGGTTCGTCGTACCGGGGGCGCCGGCCCTCTCCGAGGAGGAGATCGCCAGTTCGCGGGCAGGCAATCTGCTGGGCCTCGACCCGCCGGAGCACCAGCGGCTGCGCCGGATGCTCACCCCCGAATTCACCATCCGCCGGATGAAACGGCTCCAACCGCGCATCGTCGAGATCGTCGAGGCGCACCTCGATGCGATGGAAAGTGCCGGGCCGCCGGTCGATTTGGTCGAAAGCTTCGCGCTGCCGATCCCGTCGCTGGTGATCTGCGAACTGCTCGGAGTGCCGTACGACGACCGCGACGATTTTCAACGGCGCAGCGCGCGCCAGTTGGACCTGTCCATTCCGATAGCCGAACGCATGGATCTGCAAAGGCAGGGCCGCGCGTACATGCAGTCGCTGGTCGAGCGAGCGCGCAAGCATCCCGGCGACGACATTCTCGGGATGCTCGTCCGTGAGCACGGCACCGAATGCACCGACGACGAACTCATCGGTGTCGCCGGCCTGCTGCTGCTCGCCGGGCACGAAACCACGTCGAACATGCTCGGCCTCGGCACCCTGGCGCTGCTGCGCCACCCCGAGCAACTCGCGGCGGTCCGCGACGATCCCGACGCCGTCTCCCCTGCCGTCGAAGAGTTGCTGCGCTGGCTGTCGATCGTGCACAGCGCGATCCCGCGGGTCACCACCACCGAGGTCGAGGTCGCAGGTGTGCGGATCCCCGCCGGTGAGCTCGTGTTCGTGTCGCTGCCGTCGGGCAATCGCGATCCGGCCTTCATCGACTCACCCGAGGTCCTCGACATCCGCCGCGGCGCAGCAGGGCACCTCGCGTTCGGCCATGGAGTGCACCACTGCCTCGGCGCGCCGCTGGCCCGGATGGAGATGAGGATCGCGTTTCCCGCACTGTTGCGCAGGTTCCCGACGCTCGCACTCGCCGAGGACTTCGATGATGTGCAGTTCAGGTCGTTCCATTTCATCTATGGCCTGAAGTCGTTGAAGGTGACTTGGGAGGTGGCACTGTGA
- a CDS encoding ferredoxin, with the protein MRVEADRDVCIQAGNCVMSASALFDQDDDGIVVVLVDEVPQGEESHAREAVKLCPAEALRLID; encoded by the coding sequence GTGAGAGTCGAAGCCGATCGCGATGTGTGTATTCAGGCGGGCAACTGCGTGATGTCTGCGTCAGCGTTGTTCGATCAGGACGACGACGGGATCGTGGTGGTCCTCGTCGATGAAGTGCCACAGGGGGAAGAAAGCCATGCGCGAGAGGCCGTGAAGCTCTGTCCCGCTGAGGCTTTGCGCTTGATCGACTAA
- a CDS encoding PaaI family thioesterase, which yields MTDDPHLLDPDYDKHGGFPNFQPAEPGPGFGRFLAAMRRAQDLAVSADPDAGTWNQAADRAEELVKLLDPFESAEGVGPANRVPSLPGSGSLLMPPYRVTRFEPDGVELDVHFSRYHVGGNYAVHGGVLPLMFDSMFGMVIHASNRPISRTGFLHVDYRAVTPIDTPLRMRGWVREVEGRKAFVNAELRDQESKLLAEANGLMIRLLPGQP from the coding sequence GTGACCGACGACCCCCATCTGCTCGACCCCGACTACGACAAGCACGGCGGATTCCCGAACTTCCAGCCCGCCGAACCCGGCCCGGGATTCGGCCGTTTCCTCGCCGCGATGCGGCGGGCGCAGGACCTCGCGGTGTCGGCGGATCCGGACGCCGGCACCTGGAACCAGGCCGCCGACCGCGCAGAAGAACTGGTCAAGCTGCTGGACCCGTTCGAATCTGCCGAGGGCGTGGGCCCGGCCAACCGTGTTCCGTCCCTGCCCGGCTCCGGCAGCCTGCTGATGCCGCCGTACCGGGTCACCCGATTCGAACCCGATGGTGTCGAACTCGACGTCCACTTCAGCCGCTATCACGTCGGCGGCAACTACGCCGTCCACGGCGGCGTGCTGCCGCTGATGTTCGACTCGATGTTCGGCATGGTGATCCATGCCTCCAACAGGCCGATCAGCCGCACCGGCTTCCTGCATGTCGACTACCGCGCGGTGACGCCGATCGACACACCGCTGAGGATGCGCGGCTGGGTGCGGGAAGTCGAGGGGCGCAAGGCGTTCGTCAATGCCGAACTCCGCGACCAGGAGTCCAAGCTCCTTGCCGAAGCGAACGGCCTGATGATCCGATTGCTCCCCGGCCAGCCGTAG
- a CDS encoding adenylosuccinate synthase produces the protein MPAIVLIGAQWGDEGKGKATDLLGGRVQWVVRYQGGNNAGHTVVLPSGENFALHLIPSGILTPGVTNVIGNGVVVDPGVLLTELEGLEDRGVDTGRLLISADAHLLMPYHVAMDKVVERYAGSKKIGTTGRGIGPCYQDKIARAGIRVADVLDEELLAQKVEAAMELKNQVLVKIYNRKALDPAEITENLLTQAEGFKHRIADARYLLNVALENGETVLLEGSQGTLLDVDHGTYPFVTSSNPTAGGAAVGSGIGPTRITTVLGILKAYTTRVGSGPFPTELFDEFGEYLSKTGGEVGVTTGRRRRCGWFDAVIARYATRVNGITDYFLTKLDVLSSLETVPVCVGYTVDGKRVDDMPMTQSDLHRAEPVYEELPGWWEDISDAREFEDLPAKARDYVLRLEELAGAHVSCIGVGPGREQTIVRRDVLADRT, from the coding sequence ATGCCGGCAATCGTGCTCATCGGCGCTCAATGGGGTGACGAGGGCAAAGGAAAGGCCACCGATCTACTCGGTGGCCGTGTGCAGTGGGTCGTGCGCTATCAGGGCGGCAACAACGCCGGCCATACCGTGGTCCTTCCATCGGGCGAGAATTTCGCCCTTCACCTCATCCCGTCCGGCATTCTCACGCCGGGCGTCACGAACGTGATCGGCAATGGCGTCGTGGTGGATCCGGGCGTCCTGCTCACCGAGCTCGAGGGTCTCGAGGACCGCGGGGTGGACACCGGGCGTCTGCTGATCTCGGCCGACGCGCACCTGCTCATGCCGTATCACGTCGCGATGGACAAGGTCGTAGAGCGATATGCGGGCAGCAAGAAGATCGGCACGACCGGCCGCGGTATCGGCCCGTGTTACCAGGACAAGATCGCCCGTGCCGGAATTCGCGTCGCGGATGTGCTCGACGAGGAGCTGCTCGCTCAAAAGGTCGAGGCCGCAATGGAATTGAAGAACCAGGTGCTGGTCAAGATCTACAACCGCAAGGCGCTGGATCCGGCCGAGATCACGGAGAACCTGCTGACGCAGGCCGAGGGTTTCAAGCACCGCATCGCCGATGCCCGCTACCTGCTCAACGTCGCTTTGGAGAACGGTGAAACGGTTCTGTTGGAAGGTTCGCAGGGCACACTGCTCGACGTCGACCACGGCACCTATCCCTTTGTGACGTCGTCCAATCCGACGGCGGGCGGCGCTGCGGTCGGCTCGGGCATCGGGCCCACCCGGATCACCACGGTGCTCGGCATTCTCAAGGCGTACACGACCCGGGTCGGCTCGGGTCCGTTCCCCACCGAACTGTTCGACGAATTCGGCGAATACCTGTCCAAGACGGGAGGCGAGGTCGGCGTGACGACCGGCCGTCGGCGCCGCTGCGGATGGTTCGACGCCGTCATCGCCCGCTATGCGACCAGGGTCAACGGCATCACCGACTACTTCCTCACCAAACTCGACGTGCTGTCCAGCCTGGAGACGGTGCCGGTGTGCGTCGGCTACACCGTCGACGGGAAACGTGTCGATGACATGCCGATGACCCAGTCCGACCTGCACCGCGCCGAACCGGTTTACGAGGAACTGCCCGGCTGGTGGGAGGACATCTCCGACGCGCGTGAGTTCGAGGACCTGCCCGCCAAGGCCAGAGATTATGTGCTGCGGCTGGAAGAGCTTGCCGGCGCACATGTTTCATGCATCGGCGTGGGCCCAGGGCGGGAGCAGACCATCGTGCGCCGCGACGTCCTGGCGGACCGAACGTGA
- a CDS encoding site-2 protease family protein translates to MNVRPLHPQASVRPSPIFLAIVALTAVGGALAWMSAAEFRAPLAYAGVFVFVIAGWIVSLCLHEFGHAFTAWRYGDHDIAVRGYLTLNPFKYSNPLLSLGLPVLITLLGGIGLPGGAVWVRTSWMTNRQRTIVSLAGPFMNVALAIILLVLTRLFYDPAHLVFWAGVAFLGFLQITGAVLNLLPIPGLDGYGALEPHLSPETQRALEPAKQWAFFIFLLLLIATPLNQYFFAMVGWFFDLSGVNPGLIGAGFNLTRFWSAWF, encoded by the coding sequence GTGAACGTCCGTCCGCTGCACCCGCAGGCCTCGGTGCGTCCCAGCCCGATCTTTCTGGCGATCGTCGCGCTGACCGCCGTCGGCGGCGCCCTCGCCTGGATGTCGGCAGCCGAGTTTCGCGCGCCCCTGGCCTACGCGGGTGTGTTCGTCTTCGTGATCGCCGGCTGGATCGTGTCCCTGTGCCTGCACGAGTTCGGACACGCATTCACCGCATGGCGGTACGGCGACCACGACATCGCGGTCCGCGGCTACCTCACTCTCAACCCCTTCAAATACAGCAATCCGCTGCTGTCGCTGGGGTTGCCCGTGCTGATCACCCTGCTCGGCGGTATCGGCCTGCCCGGCGGCGCGGTGTGGGTACGCACGTCGTGGATGACCAACCGGCAGCGGACGATCGTCAGCCTTGCCGGGCCCTTCATGAACGTGGCCCTCGCGATCATCCTGCTGGTGCTGACCAGGCTGTTCTACGACCCCGCGCACCTGGTGTTCTGGGCCGGGGTCGCGTTCCTGGGCTTTTTGCAGATCACCGGCGCGGTGCTCAACCTGCTGCCGATTCCCGGGCTCGACGGTTACGGGGCGCTGGAACCGCATCTGAGCCCCGAAACCCAACGCGCTCTGGAACCGGCCAAGCAGTGGGCGTTCTTCATCTTCCTGCTTTTGTTGATCGCGACGCCGCTCAACCAGTACTTCTTCGCGATGGTGGGCTGGTTCTTCGACTTGTCCGGGGTGAACCCCGGGCTGATCGGCGCCGGCTTCAACCTGACGCGCTTCTGGTCCGCCTGGTTCTGA
- a CDS encoding cation diffusion facilitator family transporter, translated as MGAGHDHGSKDARVSRMLIAAAILTTFFVIELVTALWINSIALLADAGHMLTDLVAMFMGLTAVLLAKHGSASPARTYGWHRAEVFTAVANAVLLLGVAVFILYEAFERLGDAPEIPGVPMIVVALAGLVANAAVVLLLRSHSESSLAVKGAYMEVVADTVGSIGVLIAGVVTVTTRWPYADVVVAVFVALWVLPRAIALARAALRILSETSPAHIDVEELRDALCAVDGVTEVHDLHVWTLVPGKDMVTAHLTSARDAALVLEDARAVLSARGLDHATVQVEGPEGAADCKCEAES; from the coding sequence ATGGGTGCTGGTCACGATCACGGCTCGAAGGACGCCCGGGTCAGTCGGATGCTCATCGCCGCGGCGATCCTGACGACGTTCTTCGTGATCGAGTTGGTGACCGCGCTGTGGATCAACTCGATCGCGCTGCTGGCCGACGCCGGCCACATGCTGACCGACCTCGTCGCAATGTTCATGGGGCTGACCGCGGTGCTGCTCGCCAAGCACGGCAGCGCGTCACCGGCCCGCACCTACGGATGGCACCGGGCCGAGGTGTTCACCGCCGTCGCCAACGCGGTGCTGCTGCTCGGGGTTGCGGTGTTCATCCTGTACGAGGCCTTCGAACGACTGGGGGACGCACCGGAGATCCCCGGTGTGCCGATGATCGTGGTGGCTCTGGCAGGCCTGGTCGCCAACGCCGCGGTGGTGTTGCTCTTGCGGTCGCACTCCGAGAGCAGTCTCGCCGTCAAGGGCGCCTACATGGAGGTCGTCGCGGACACGGTCGGCAGCATCGGCGTGTTGATCGCGGGTGTGGTCACCGTGACGACCCGGTGGCCCTATGCCGACGTGGTGGTCGCCGTGTTCGTCGCCCTATGGGTGCTGCCGCGCGCCATCGCCCTGGCCCGCGCGGCCCTGCGGATCCTGTCGGAAACCTCCCCCGCGCACATCGACGTCGAGGAACTGAGGGACGCGCTGTGTGCCGTTGACGGCGTGACCGAAGTCCACGACCTGCACGTGTGGACGCTGGTGCCGGGCAAGGACATGGTGACCGCGCATCTGACCAGCGCGCGGGACGCGGCACTGGTTCTCGAGGACGCGCGAGCGGTGCTGTCTGCACGCGGACTCGACCACGCCACGGTCCAGGTGGAAGGGCCGGAAGGGGCCGCCGACTGCAAATGTGAAGCGGAGTCGTGA
- a CDS encoding DUF3151 domain-containing protein, whose amino-acid sequence MTRMGDLLGPDPVLLPGDPAAEAELAADENPAIVAAAHPSASIAWAVLAEDALADDKAITAYAYARTGYHRGLDQLRRNGWKGFGPVPYGHEANRGFLRCVAALARAADQIGETDEYQRCVDLLDDCDPAARPALGLG is encoded by the coding sequence ATGACGCGGATGGGTGACCTTCTCGGACCGGATCCAGTGCTGCTTCCAGGCGACCCGGCGGCCGAGGCCGAACTGGCCGCCGACGAGAATCCGGCGATCGTGGCGGCGGCACATCCGTCAGCGTCGATCGCGTGGGCCGTGCTCGCGGAGGATGCGCTCGCCGACGACAAGGCCATCACCGCCTACGCCTACGCCCGAACGGGCTACCACCGCGGACTCGATCAGCTGCGCCGCAACGGGTGGAAGGGCTTCGGTCCGGTCCCCTACGGACATGAGGCCAACCGCGGGTTCCTGCGCTGCGTGGCGGCACTGGCGCGGGCGGCCGATCAGATCGGTGAGACCGACGAGTATCAGCGGTGCGTGGATCTGCTCGACGACTGTGACCCCGCGGCGCGACCCGCACTCGGGCTGGGCTAG
- a CDS encoding Rv0361 family membrane protein, giving the protein MSNPQGPDQPDDVADDATDTAEGEPATEVISTESAQEPERRFTAPSGFDAGSTTRINTPSEPVTEVMETAAAPAVKPVPPQVIPPRGDAPKAVSTKRRSWGWVIALILVIAALVAVAVLGTLLLTRDSEPQASQEDHVRKTIENYDAAIAKGDLATLRGITCGKARDDYVAYNDKVWSDTHARVAAAKRYPVIASIDQVVVNGDHAEANVTTFMAYAPQTRSTRSLDLEFRDDQWKICQAPDS; this is encoded by the coding sequence ATGTCGAATCCACAGGGGCCCGATCAGCCGGATGACGTCGCCGATGACGCGACCGACACCGCCGAAGGTGAGCCCGCCACCGAGGTGATCTCCACCGAATCGGCCCAGGAGCCCGAACGCCGGTTCACGGCTCCGTCCGGATTCGACGCCGGATCGACGACGCGGATCAACACCCCGTCCGAGCCGGTCACCGAGGTCATGGAGACGGCCGCCGCGCCAGCCGTGAAACCCGTTCCACCACAAGTCATTCCACCCCGCGGCGACGCGCCCAAGGCTGTCTCGACGAAACGACGTAGCTGGGGATGGGTGATCGCGCTCATCCTGGTGATCGCGGCACTGGTGGCGGTCGCGGTGCTCGGCACTCTGTTGCTCACTCGCGACTCCGAACCGCAGGCCTCCCAGGAGGACCACGTCCGCAAGACCATCGAGAACTACGACGCCGCGATCGCCAAGGGCGACCTGGCCACACTGCGCGGCATCACCTGTGGCAAGGCGCGCGACGACTACGTCGCCTACAACGACAAGGTGTGGAGCGACACCCATGCCCGGGTGGCCGCCGCCAAGCGGTACCCTGTGATCGCCAGTATCGACCAGGTGGTCGTCAACGGCGATCATGCCGAGGCCAACGTCACGACCTTCATGGCGTATGCCCCGCAGACCAGGTCGACGCGGAGCCTGGACCTGGAGTTCCGCGACGACCAGTGGAAGATCTGTCAGGCGCCCGACAGTTAG
- the fbaA gene encoding class II fructose-bisphosphate aldolase, giving the protein MPIATPEVYAEMLGRAKEHSFAFPAINCVGSESVNAAIKGFADAGSDGIIQFSTGGAEFASGLGVKDMVTGAVALAEFTHIIAEKYPITVALHTDHCPKDKLDTYVRPLLAISAQRVAGGGNPLFQSHMWDGSAVPIDENLDIARELLKAAAAAKIILEIEIGVVGGEEDGVEAEINDKLYTTSDDFEKTIEALGAGEHGKYLLAATFGNVHGVYKPGNVKLRPDILDQGQKVAAAKLGLASDAKPFDFVFHGGSGSLKSEIEDSLRYGVVKMNVDTDTQYAFTRPVAAHMFSNYDGVLKVDGEVGNKKAYDPRSYLKKAEASMTERVIEACRDLHSAGRSVTAG; this is encoded by the coding sequence ATGCCTATCGCAACGCCCGAGGTCTACGCAGAGATGCTGGGCCGGGCCAAGGAACATTCGTTCGCGTTCCCCGCCATCAACTGCGTGGGTTCGGAGTCCGTCAACGCCGCCATCAAGGGTTTCGCCGACGCGGGTAGCGACGGCATCATCCAGTTCTCGACGGGCGGTGCCGAATTCGCCTCCGGACTCGGCGTCAAGGACATGGTGACCGGCGCCGTCGCCCTTGCGGAGTTCACCCACATCATCGCCGAGAAGTACCCGATCACCGTGGCGCTGCACACCGACCACTGTCCGAAGGACAAGCTGGACACCTACGTCAGGCCGCTGCTGGCGATCTCCGCGCAGCGGGTGGCCGGTGGGGGCAACCCGCTGTTCCAGTCGCACATGTGGGACGGCTCTGCGGTGCCGATCGACGAGAACCTCGACATCGCCCGTGAACTGCTCAAGGCGGCGGCGGCCGCCAAGATCATCCTCGAGATCGAGATCGGTGTGGTCGGCGGCGAGGAGGACGGCGTCGAGGCCGAGATCAACGACAAGCTCTACACGACCTCCGACGATTTCGAGAAGACCATCGAGGCGCTGGGGGCGGGCGAGCACGGCAAGTACCTGCTGGCCGCGACGTTCGGCAATGTGCACGGTGTCTACAAGCCGGGCAACGTCAAGCTGCGTCCCGACATCCTCGACCAGGGCCAGAAGGTCGCTGCCGCCAAACTCGGATTGGCCAGCGATGCAAAGCCTTTCGACTTCGTCTTCCACGGCGGGTCCGGCTCGCTGAAGTCCGAGATCGAGGACTCGCTGCGCTATGGGGTGGTGAAGATGAATGTCGACACCGACACGCAGTACGCCTTCACCCGTCCTGTCGCGGCGCACATGTTCAGCAACTACGACGGTGTGCTCAAGGTCGACGGCGAAGTCGGCAACAAGAAGGCCTATGACCCGCGCAGCTATCTGAAGAAGGCGGAGGCGTCGATGACCGAGCGCGTCATCGAGGCGTGCCGGGACCTGCACAGCGCAGGCCGGTCGGTGACTGCCGGCTGA
- a CDS encoding VTT domain-containing protein yields the protein MPDFLDPMTLLGYFGTWALVGLLVVIFVESGVLFPVLPGDSLLFVAGMLAAGTQRLAADGGETINFQLWQLLVFIPIAAILGGQVGYWIGRNLGTAMFKPNARILKQKYLDEAHAFFEQRGPFAIVVARFVPIVRTLAPLTAGAAKMNYAAFTFFNVLGAVVWGVGLTLLGYWLGRFQIIQDLLEPIVIAIVVVSVLPMFIEWYRRRKAAKREAGETA from the coding sequence ATGCCGGATTTCCTCGACCCCATGACACTGCTCGGGTATTTCGGCACCTGGGCGCTGGTGGGCCTGCTGGTGGTGATCTTCGTCGAGTCGGGAGTGCTGTTCCCGGTCCTGCCCGGTGACTCGCTCCTGTTCGTGGCGGGCATGCTCGCCGCGGGCACCCAGCGGCTGGCCGCCGACGGCGGCGAGACGATCAACTTTCAACTCTGGCAGCTGCTGGTGTTCATCCCCATCGCCGCGATTCTCGGCGGACAGGTCGGCTACTGGATCGGTCGCAATCTCGGGACCGCGATGTTCAAGCCCAACGCCAGGATCCTCAAGCAGAAGTATCTCGACGAAGCGCACGCCTTCTTCGAGCAGCGCGGCCCGTTCGCCATCGTCGTCGCGCGGTTCGTGCCGATCGTCCGCACGCTTGCGCCGCTCACCGCGGGCGCCGCGAAGATGAACTACGCGGCGTTCACGTTCTTCAACGTTCTGGGCGCCGTGGTGTGGGGCGTCGGGCTGACGCTGCTCGGGTACTGGCTCGGACGATTCCAGATCATCCAGGACCTCCTCGAACCGATCGTCATCGCGATCGTGGTCGTGTCCGTGCTGCCGATGTTCATCGAGTGGTACCGGCGACGGAAGGCGGCCAAGCGGGAAGCGGGCGAAACCGCCTAG
- the nhaA gene encoding Na+/H+ antiporter NhaA produces the protein MTSPKRFKPGENAAAGLLLAFTLVAILWANSPWAQTYWGLLDTHVGVAFGDSHFEMSVKHLINDGLMTFFFFIVGLEVTREFKIGELTDRSRAAVPVVAAIAGLAVPAVIFLALNPSGENVAAWGVVISTDTAFLVGALAIIKPKFPGRLRIFLLTLAVVDDVGALIVIAVFYSDAIQAVPLAVSILLLIAIALVRFLPAARGPSYAILGFALWIALYLAGIHPTLAGVALALLIPVFAPVRSQVEDAVEVIRAFRQSPNSQYARTATRRLRQSISINERLQTDVGPYVSFLVLPLFALVNAGVRLDSASLAAAARSPLTWGIVAGLVLGKFIGITGATWFMSRTGLGQLAPGLRLRRVAGGAALSGIGFTISLFIVDIAIDDPARQDQARIGVIAASLIAFVAGWAIFRITDLVSPPEPIGLKLIRRVDAERDHIRGDPDAPLTLVEYGDYECPFCSRATGGIDEVRTHFGDDLCYVWRHLPLERVHPRAFDAARAAEAAGLQGKYFEMGAELFAHQDDLEWSDIYRYANTVGLDLEQFDQDVRVHPSKVLHRVQDDAQDAEAMDLNSTPTFFVNGKRHKGPWDSASLIRALEEGRS, from the coding sequence GTGACGTCACCCAAACGTTTCAAACCTGGGGAAAACGCCGCGGCGGGCTTGCTGCTCGCATTCACCCTCGTCGCCATTCTTTGGGCGAATTCGCCATGGGCGCAGACCTATTGGGGCCTGCTGGACACACACGTCGGTGTTGCTTTCGGTGACAGTCACTTCGAGATGTCGGTCAAACATCTCATCAACGACGGGTTGATGACGTTCTTCTTCTTCATCGTCGGGCTCGAAGTGACGCGGGAGTTCAAGATCGGCGAGCTGACCGATCGATCCAGAGCAGCGGTGCCGGTCGTCGCCGCCATCGCTGGACTCGCAGTCCCCGCGGTCATCTTCCTGGCGTTGAACCCGTCGGGTGAGAATGTCGCTGCGTGGGGCGTGGTGATCTCCACCGACACCGCTTTCCTGGTCGGCGCGCTCGCCATCATCAAGCCGAAATTCCCTGGGCGTCTTCGCATCTTCCTGCTGACCCTGGCTGTCGTGGACGACGTCGGCGCGCTGATCGTCATCGCGGTGTTCTATTCCGACGCGATCCAGGCGGTGCCGCTCGCGGTGTCGATCCTGCTGCTGATCGCGATAGCACTGGTGCGCTTCCTGCCCGCCGCGCGTGGGCCGTCCTACGCGATCCTCGGCTTCGCGCTGTGGATTGCGCTGTATCTCGCCGGTATCCACCCGACGCTCGCGGGTGTCGCGCTCGCACTGCTCATTCCGGTGTTCGCTCCCGTGCGCAGCCAGGTCGAAGATGCCGTCGAGGTGATCAGGGCGTTCCGCCAGTCGCCCAACTCGCAATACGCCCGCACGGCCACTCGCCGTCTGCGACAGTCGATCTCCATCAACGAGCGGTTGCAGACCGACGTCGGGCCGTACGTCTCGTTCCTGGTGCTGCCGTTGTTCGCATTGGTCAACGCAGGGGTTCGCCTCGACTCGGCGAGCCTGGCCGCCGCGGCGCGGTCGCCGTTGACGTGGGGCATCGTCGCCGGGCTCGTTCTCGGCAAGTTCATCGGAATCACCGGTGCGACGTGGTTCATGAGCCGCACGGGTCTCGGGCAGCTGGCGCCCGGACTTCGGCTGCGTCGAGTCGCAGGTGGCGCGGCGCTGTCCGGAATCGGTTTCACCATTTCGCTTTTCATCGTCGACATCGCGATCGACGATCCTGCGCGACAGGACCAGGCGCGCATCGGCGTCATCGCCGCGTCGCTCATCGCCTTCGTCGCCGGCTGGGCGATCTTCCGCATCACCGACCTGGTGAGTCCACCCGAACCGATCGGCCTCAAACTGATCCGGCGCGTCGACGCCGAACGCGATCACATCAGAGGTGATCCGGATGCTCCGCTGACGCTGGTCGAGTACGGAGACTACGAGTGTCCGTTCTGCAGCCGTGCCACTGGTGGAATCGATGAAGTACGGACGCATTTCGGCGACGACCTGTGCTACGTGTGGCGACACCTGCCGTTGGAGCGCGTGCATCCCCGCGCGTTCGATGCGGCACGCGCCGCCGAGGCCGCCGGTCTCCAGGGCAAGTACTTCGAGATGGGTGCGGAGTTGTTCGCGCACCAGGACGATCTGGAGTGGTCCGACATCTACCGCTACGCCAACACCGTCGGACTGGATCTGGAGCAGTTCGATCAGGACGTTCGCGTGCACCCGTCGAAGGTGCTGCACCGCGTTCAGGACGACGCTCAGGACGCGGAGGCGATGGATCTCAACTCGACGCCGACGTTCTTCGTCAACGGCAAGCGGCACAAGGGACCTTGGGATTCGGCCAGTCTGATCCGCGCGCTCGAGGAAGGCCGGTCCTAG